ATAAATATGCCATGGGTTGGGGTTGCATGAGATTGTCCAAAATAATACTTAGCTCAGTGCAAAAACAAGATATGGACTAAAGCATGATTCAAAGGTTAATCTTTTTGTCTCTGTGGCGCTAAAGTTTACCCTGGTTTCAGGTAAGCACTGGGTCCAGAAGCAGCTTTGTGGTTAAGGTATAGGTAGGAATAAACTAAAAGTTGATTGAAAAGGCATTTCTTAGTAAGGACTCACTCTAGACAATGGCCTATAGCTGCCATAAAGAACCCAGTGTGAGGGATGAGATAAGTATTGTTAAATAAGCTCTCCTGAGTTCAAAAGTGAAATGGACTCTTGTTAAATCAGCATGTGCACTGAAGATAAAAGCTCTGTCTTCCTGCTCTGCTGTTCTTTCCCCTTAGGATGACCCAATAAGCTCGTTCAAATGTTTTTGTACAGAGGATTTTTGCTGCTTCTCTTCCTCTCATTGCCATGTAAATGGCTGTACACTGTGGTGGGGGAAAGCGTGCTGTACTCTTTGTTTTGGTTAAATCCACTTGGTCACGttgaaaaattgtaaaaatagtATTGTAACAGCCATGTGAACAACTAGCATGTGAAGTAAGGACACAAATTACCTGATTAATGAATATGTTATTGTCTTGGGTTCTATTGTCTCCTCTCAGCTTGTGCTGCACTGGAGTTAAAGCATTGTCTTGTTACATAAACTGAAGTAACTATCTTTGTGGAGTTGGCGTGGGGTTCTCTCATGTATGAGTCCGGTATTACgcatttttaaaagtcatacAATTTTTCAAGCTTCTTAAAAAATCATATATAGCCTTTCTGAACCAGCTTTGCATACATTGCTCTGTTTCTGATTAAGttacttttcccccaccacaTATCTCCCCCTTTAGCTAAATTGGGTGAGAGTCTGTGGTGAGGACGTGCATTGCTTACTGCCCAAGCTTGTGGATCCAGTACTTCCACCAGCAATCCTTATTAGGCTTGTGATAGGATTGATCCATGGGGCTGATGGAATATTGATCCGTGGGTTGATGTCCTGATAGGGAAGGGCAAGCAAGAGAATTGTTCTGGCTTGGTTTCCCCCTATTACAACGTTTGTTCAAAACCTTTCCGTAAGGTTCATAAACTTCATGTTCTCGTTAGACTTGCTCCTGTAGGCTTCAGTTACAGGAAGAGCTGCAGAATGCTGCCTGGAAACAAAGGCCAAATAATTTCACATGGAGAAAGTGCTGCAATAACAGCCAGATATTAGCAAACCTATAATTTGTCATCAGTGTGGTTCTTTGTGTCATTTTTGTAGGGATGCAGAGGATGCAGTGTATGGACGGGATGGATATGATTATGATGGGTACCGTCTGCGAGTGGAGTTCCCTCGAAGTGGCCGGGGCACTGGCAGAGGAGGcggtggaggaggaggtggtggagccCCAAGAGGCCGATATGGACCCCCATCTAGACGCTCAGAGTACAGAGTGGTAGTATCAGGTAAGTTACCTATACAATTGAAAGAAAATGACATTGGTTGAGGCCTGCTTTGACATCAGGTTTTAGATGAGGTAGTGAGGATGTAGAACTACTGGGTTACTTTTTATGTGCATTTTAATGAGTGTATTCAGGTTGCACATTAGTTTTGAGCAACTGTATTTTGTAAGTAGCGCAGcttgtcaccagtgttccctctaagctgagttagtatgagctagctcagttttttaagcctctggttcacacatttttgtcttagctcaaggaaaatggccccagagcaagctaatttatgcagtaactcacaaagttgatttttttgctcacaagactccacagcttagatggagtTTTGCTTGCCACCCCGCATATCCTAGCTTTCAGTTTTTACAAACTGATGTTTTGTTCTGCTGGAACAACTTACAAGCATGTTGATGGTAGCTGGATGATTCAATGCCCAGTGGAGCTCTCTGTCTTTGAGTTTTCTGTCTTCTGCTATCAACATTCTTCATATTTGGTCCTTGCCAAAGCAATCTTAAATGTTGTAAACATAATTGAAGTAAATATATTACAGATTCTCATTTGCATACATTGTTGCAAGAGAATACCTTGAAATTAGTGCAGAACTTGATTTCCACACCAAGCTTTTGCAGTCCTGCTCTTATTCTTTATATGTACTGTGAGGATTAAATGAGACTGTGAAAGGTGCCCATCTCACCTTACTAGAATTCCACTAGAAATAACTTGCAACCTGTCTCTTGTTCAGGACTGcctcccagtggaagctggcagGATTTAAAGGATCACATGCGTGAAGCAGGTGATGTATGTTATGCTGATGTTTTCCGAGATGGAACTGGTGTCGTGGAGTTTGTACGGAAAGAAGACATGACCTACGCAGTGCGAAAACTGGATAACACTAAGTTTAGATCTCATGAGGTAGGTTTTCTGCTTACGTTTTGACCAGAATTGGATGCGCAGGGCTTAAACAGTAGGATTGAAGGTAAGGAGGTGCAGTCTCTTTGTTTGCAGCTCTGACAAATGCAGAAAGCTAGTTGGGTAATATCCCATGTTAAGATTTTATGCCAGGAGATGAAGTATGTTTTCTCTTGGTTCTTGTAAAAATGTCAGCATGCCTGCAAAGATGGCTTAAAAACGTAGACCTTTCAATCGAAAGTTGTGTCTGTTTGCTAGGGAGAAACTGCCTACATCCGTGTTAAAGTTGATGGTCCAAGAAGTCCAAGTTATGGAAGATCTCGTTCTCGCAGCCGTAGTCGTAGCAGAAGCCGTAGCCGAAGCAACAGTAGGAGTCGCAGTTACTCCCCAAGAAGAAGCAGAGGATCTCCACGCTACTCTCCCCGCCACAGCAGATCACGTTCTCGTACATAAATGATCCTTAATggtgctctttttgtagaaacaccccccccccatgttgtaTGCAGTTTTCCTTTACTCagtgcagtttttttttaattcaagctGTTTTGCTCAAATTGGCTAAAGTGTTGAATTGCATTCTTGTATAATATCCCTAGTGAGTATTTGCTCCTTAACATCAACATTCCCTCACATCTTTgataaactgtattttaactggtGTCATAGACAAGGATTTTCTCCATTTAGTTCTAGTTTGCCACCCACACTCTTCCAACTGTGGTATTGCTGTGTAAAATGTCTGTGTTCAGCTATGGTTTCTACAGGCTGGGGATGTTGGGGGTTGTTTGGGTTTGACTTGTCTCTTCTGGGGGAGCTTACATTTTATCTTGCCTTTTCGTGTGTCTTTCTGTAGACATATCTGAAGAGATGGATTAAGAATGCTTTGGATTAAAGGATTGTGGAGCACATGTCAATCATTTTAGGATTGTCAAAAGGAGGATTGAGGAGGATCAGATCAATAATGGAGGCAATGGTATGACTCCAAGTGCTATTGTCACAGATGAAATTGGCAGTATTGACTTTATACAGAGAGCTTGAATTTTCATGCTTATTACCTTGTCCCACCATGTTTTGGCTAGGATTCTAGGTTATGATTGCTTTAGTCATCTAACTATCATGACAGCATTTGTGTCTAGTTGTGCCATTATGGCTCTTCCAGGCCCAAGGGGTGGGGGAATATTGACTGGCTTCAATTGCCAGTTGATTACAAGTGCTATCCATTGGAAAATGTTTAAGTGCAGGTTTCTTCAATCCTGTGGGTATAATCTCAATACTGCTAAAATCTGCATGTCCTCTGTGTGACTGATATAGCATTGCTGTTTCACCTTCTTAAAAGTAACTGAATGAAAGTTGGGAGGTGGAAGAAACACCCCGTGGTGGGAATTCCTTTGCAGTCTGCCCCCTTTCCCTTCATGATAAGTCAAGAGTTGACTCACTGGCACGTTTAACACTTCAGTTAACTTTTATTAACCTTCCAGACTGGAGGACAGTAATGAGCTTTTAGTTTTAGACGTGCAGTAGGCGGATAGCTTTAGCAACAAGTTTTTGCAACTTTAAACTTTTTGCAACCACAAAACCTGTAATGCACCATATAGTAACAAATATGTTGGCATTATCAGTTGTCCTGTGTAAATGTTTCCTCCAAATGATAAACATTGCTAAAAATAAGCTTCACAATTCAAAAGCTTGTCTTGGGGAATTGATAGTTATCGATGCCTGTCTTGATTATTCCGAGGCAGACATAACTGATCATTCCCCAGAATCCTCTTTTTCATTATAGTATCTAACTTTTTGCCTCCTCTTTTTTGGTTTTGCTGGTTATAAAGGTTTGGATTGGAGAGGGCTCACTGGATCCCAATCCTTGGAGCTGGATCATTGGATTCAAATCATATTGTGGATAGGATAGGGAGGATCAATTGCAAGGATTCATGGAGCGGGATCAAATTACCAGGAACATAGGAGTGGATTCCTGCCCCAACCAAACCGCACTCGTGTGGATTTTTGTTCAACTCAATTGGCTATtccaaagaattttttttctcctaTTTTTGACGATTGGAGCCCTTAAGATGCACGATGGAGTTTTCATTTTTTGGTAAAAGGAGCAAAGCGAGGACCTGGAGAGGTACGCTGGAGCATTCTCCTTGGAAGGATTCAGCACGAGTAGATGGTAAATGTtgaaggggaaaagggggggttttgttttaaaacataAGTCGTTTCTCTAAATTTAAAGACAAAAAGAAATTGGAGTCTAAGATTAAGTAGGCTTTCAATTGGCTATTGCCTCTTTCTTTTGACTaataaaattttataaaaaaGTGCATGGTGTTTTGTTGTGTGAAGTAATTCCTTCTTGCATTGTCTTGTGCTGTGATGAATCCAGTTCTTAAGCGCCTCCTGAGAACTGGCGTAAGACTGGGCTGCATGGCCCGTCCTTCTGCTTGTGCTGGATCACGGGCAGAGTAGGCCTGTGGGGAGCAGGCTGGTGGGCTGAGAGTGGCCCTTCCCTCCAGAACATCTCTGACCCTTCTACACTCAGGCATTCAGCTGATCTGTAGTGTGGTATAGACTGATGTTCAGCCTTGGCAAGCAACTGTTGGTAAGTAATGGGTTGTGGATGAGCATACAAGGTAAGAGTTTCCAACTTCTCTGGATCAGATGCTTTAGCCTCTTGCAAATGGTTCTTAAGTGCCATAACCTATTAATGGTCTCATCTCTTAAAAGTAATTCAGAGAACGGTGTTCTTGAGAAATATTTCTTGAGAGTACTTGACTGAGGCTACTCTACACACTCCAGCCTCCTAAATGCAACGTTATCAGTGTAGGCACTCAGTGTCCTTGCGGGGAGCCATAGAACTCCCAAGAGCCCTCACAAAAGTACTAAGACAGTGATAGGCTTTTGTGGGTTACATTGGTCATCAGGCCAGTTGGCTGCTGAACTCTGTTTTAAGGGGCTGTTCCATTAACTCAGGACATACACAGGGCATTGCATCACTGCAGCTTCAGGCAGGGGTGTCATGACAACCCCCCACCTGAGTATTGATACAGCAGCCACAAGTGGTAGCAAGTGTTTATATTTGTAAGTCCTTTTGGTCATGTTTGTTAGCTGCTACTGCACTTAAATTGGCACCTCAAAGATCCCTGCCATAAGCAAGCTAGCAGCTTTTGAACTGGTTTAGACCAGCACATGGAAGTAATATGTTGATTAATAGAGTATTGTAGAATTTGTATTTGATTAGAAAATGGCTGTCTTTAGCTTAAGTTTTCAAGCTGTAAATTACAGTTAAGCAGAACACAGTGGAAAATTCAAAACAAAGCGACTGTGTAGCCAAACAAATCACTTAGTATCTCAAACAAGTTTACTTGAATCAATTTCTATACAAAAGTATCCTATGCAATTCAGAGTGCCCAAAGGCACCTCATAAATAGTCTCAAAGTCCAAAGAGTCCTATAAAAACCACTAAGGTGTGGTCAACCAAAACTGTTCCAAAACCGAATGGAGTGGTGGAAATGTGTTCAGAGGATGACTGTGACACAGCGTACCACAGCACTCCTCTCCACCTTCCGAAGCACGAAGATAAGTAGAAGCTCTCAACATTCGCCAACTTGGCTTGCACATTTCAAACAACTGCCCAAGGGCAGTTCCAACTTTTTCAAGAGAAAAGCAATAAAAACATCCTTTGTACTGCATGTAGGGAAACGTTTCTACAGTGGCTCAcactcaaggagagccagtttgatgtagtggttaagtgtgcggactcttatctgggagaaccgggtttgattccccactcctccacttgcacctgctggagtgaccttgggtcagccatagccctggcagaggttgtccttgaaagggcagccgctgtgagagccctctccagccccacccacctcacagggtgtctgttgtggggaaggaaggtaaaggagactgtgagccgctctgagactcttcggagtggagggcgggatataaatccaatatcttcttcaaggcAAACGCTCCTGGGGGACCAGTTGGGCTCCTTCTCACGGTGCTTTGTGGAGTGCTGAAACAACCATGGGAGAATTGTTCCAGCACTCTAAAAGGtgtgttgggggcggggggagatagGCAGCTTGACACGCTGGGCATGATCAAATTGTTCTTGCCAATGGTGTCAGTATTACTGTGATGTCTAGTTCGGCTCTTAGACTCTTAACGGTTAACTTGCTTGTTTGGTCAGTTGCTAAAAATAGTGGAAAGCTAAATATTCGCATTGGGGAGATGAGCAGGCTTGAGGCAAAGCAGCTTCAGGTATGTAATTATGTTGCTTCATGAGCTGCGTAATAAATACCTTGGCCTGAAGcaaagggttgccagctttgtgaGGTGGGTCACTGGATCATGCACCCTGGAGGATGGCACTTGCTGCAGAATAGAAATTGCAGCCTTGGATAATTGGCTGGCAACCAAGTTACTAGTTCAAAACAAAATGTGCTACTAGTTGCATCATGGAGTAGTAGCTGCTTTACATCTAGAAGAtcccaagtttaaaaaggatGGCAGGTAGCAAGTGCTGGGAAGGACTCCCCACCTTGTgtcctggggagctgctgcccatTTGGAGCACTGAACTAGACCAGTGGTGTGACTTAACCAGGGCACTTCCATGCATGGGATCAGGAATTGGAGGCTCAATGCGCCCTGCaaaaataacataagagaagccatgttggatcaggccaatggcccatccagtccaacactgtcgcatagtggccaaaaaaattatatatatatatatatacacacacacacacacacactggctaaatAAGAAAGATCTGTCAGCTGACCCTTCATGCAAATGTGTAGGGCATCAGTGGTGACTCATTGCAGCTGCCTTGGAAATTCTAGGGCCTTGGCCTGCTGTGCTGATCTCTCAAAAATAGCCTTCCCATTGGGTTAGATGCTATTATGAAAATCACCTTTTAATATAAGCTCATTCTGAAGTGGTAGAATGGACCATGCCGCTTGAGTGTCTGGTTGGTGAATTCCAGAGTAAAGCAAATTTTGTAGCAATTTGTGTGTCTAGTTTTGCTACAAGTTTCTTCAGGCAGTTTCCACTTTTGCCCTTGCCAATTATCCAAAAATTTACCATCTGCCTGCTATTGATTCCTTTCCCATCTCCCCCGTTTCCTGTTACATCTGGCGCAGGGGGAAATATGGATCTAGGCAATCCAGGGCAAAATTCACCTGTGCCACAAATCAACAGTGAGGTCTCAGATTGTGGAGTCTCCTTGCTCATCTAAGGATAACATTTGCCTACCTTTACAGGGGTGCTATAAGAATTGTGGAGAATGTGTGAAGCAGTGTAGATGTCGAGAGGGATGCTTCTGCCAGGCGAATCCCAGCGGAACCTCCAGTACTTGCAACTTGGAGGAAGCAAAGTACAGAAGCGTCATTGCCATGGAGTTCAATGGTCTCGTAAATCGTTACCCTTTGGCATGTTGAGGTGCTGCTTTTAGAGTTCAGAGGAGAAATCTATTGTGTGGAAGGCAGACAACAGCTTTCTGAATGCCTTTTCAACTGCATTACCTAGTATTTGTTAATCTGTTGAACTGTGGGGTGGGAGTGGCcatgttttaactgtttagaaaaaccaaaaataaagtaaaaaaaataagCTCTGGCTGCAGTTAAGTTTAATCTCACCTCTAATTTCCAAAGCAACTAACTAGGACATAGGAACAACTCTTAATGTTGTGGCTGTAAGGCTCTTTTTCAACCTGAGGGCCAGTGTGCAAAAGCCTCAGGGAGGGAGGTCATGTGAAGTTTGTGCAGTTCATGCACAAACTCCCAGCCACACAGACAATGCATCTCACCACTTGAATTCCCCACCCTTGATGGCTTAAACTTAGGAGAGAAGGACAGTGAGGCAAGACTGAGCAAGATGTGACTTCTCTGGGTCACACGGTGAATTCGACAATAGACGTGGTCCTTGGATACAGGAAAGCCAAGTCCAGTTCAGACTTTAAAACCTGGTTTTTTATTCCATCCCCTTGTCAGATTAAAATAGCATATTTTTACATACTAGTAGTGCTTATAGATACTACTTAAAAATGCTATTTTAATTTTAGTAGTATGCATGCTTGTAGATAGCCCCGTGGCactgtggtaaagctgcagtagtgcaatctgagctctgctcacaacctgagttggatcccggcagaaactgagttcaggtagccagctcaaggttgactcagccttccatccttccgaggtcagtcaaatgagtcctcagcttgctggagggaagtgtagaggactgggggaggcaagggcaacccaccccataaaaagtctgcggtgaaaacgtgatgcgacgtcaccccagagttggaaacgactggtgcttgcgcaggggatgaCGACCTTTATGCTTGTAGATCCTCTTGTTGCTTGACACTCCTATTGCTCTGGTTTGTGTTCAGGGGAGCttggtgggggcggagggaaacTTTCACCTTTTTTAGATTTTTAGCATTTTAGTAAGAGTTGGTAGAATGCCCCTCCAGGAGATCCTTCTCTCCCCAACTCCTGTTTTGACGTATGTCCtgagtcagccccccccccatgaataCTTTCAGTGATTAGTACAGTACACCAATGAAGTTGAGGGCTTGTGTTCTAAAACAGTACACTTTGAAAAATATGCAAAATTGCAGATTCGGGAAATGGGCAAGTAGAAAAGCACAGCTGCTTGGTCTGTTTGTACCTCCCTGAGGACTCTAATGATGgcaagaggaggggggaaggggctgctggtgcaggaagggaggagaggggcaACGTGGGAAAGGCTCCTGAGCGTTTTGTGGTAGAGAGATCTGGACCAGTAACTGATCATTGGTTCTTGTGGCCATTTTGTGCTAtgctggctccaccctaaagtcCATGTTTCAGAATTGCTAAAACCTCTGCTGTGTTCCTTCCTGCTCATAGCTGGCTGCTCTTGTGAAGCCAAGCAGTGTCTCAGTTCCTGATGAGGTCCCATTATATAGTGTGTTTTGCACAACTTAATGAAGGATGAAAATCCCTCATTTTCCCCATTTTTATTATGAAGTCAGTAATAtagtcattaaaacaatttatggTATTTGTACATGATTGGTTAATGCACTCCTTTACCGTCCAAGACATGGTCTCTCATTAAAACAAAATAGCCACTTTCCCAGTAGATATATATATTTAACCAAGTAAGGAGAAAGAGGAACGGTGCTCTTACATTCCTGCCCTAAAATACAGGCCAATTTAACAGCTGAAATGCTGAGGGGACCAGGAAGTAGACATGAGGGGGTGCTGCGTTCTTTTGGCCTGGCCGCTGTTGGTGTAACGCATTTCTCCGCTGCCTTCCCACCCAGACTGAGTCTCCAGTTACTATTGGCTGCATTTTATCATACTTGAAACAAGGATGGTTCCAGAACAGTTTGTTGTATGACATAAACAGAATGTGTAGCGCCTTCAAGGCACTTCTGACTTCCAGCAACTGtatgaggatggtgtggaaggaagtctcaaaaaaaccccaaaaccctacTTCTAAGTGTGCATTTTCATTCCAAAAACCAAAAATTTGTAGCCTCCTGTTCTCAATtgatgaagagccccgtggcgcagagttttaaagctgcagtactgcagtcctaagctctgctcacgacccgagttcgatccctggcagaagctgggttttcaggtagccggctcgaggttgactcagccttctaaaatctattattattattattccatccttctgaggtcggtaaaatgagtacccagcttgctgggggaaagtgtagaggactggggaaggcaatggcaaaccacccagtaaaaagtctgccgtgaaaacgtgatgtgacatcaccccagagttggaaacaactggtgcttgcacaggggacctttcctttcacaaTTTAATTGGACCGCGTCCTATGAAAGGGCAACATTCAATGAATGACTCCATATCCCATTCCTTCTGCAGACCCTCAAATGTGGAATAGAGCCCTGGGAGGGGGGCTACAAAAGGAACTGGTAGAaataatcctcccccccccttccccttgcaATTCTCATCATAAACACCCCCAGAATCAACAAGGATCTGCCCTTGCTTTAGTCTCCTGCAACACAGCCCAGCTGGCCTCAGCACAAATTTGGGGGTGGCCTGAAGGCAATTCgcagaggaggagaaaagagggAAGACCTGACAAAAGGTGGCTGACAAAAGTGTACGTGAAAATCAAAAAGTCCCCTCCCCCGTTTCAAAGCATTGCCAGATAGTTCAAAGCAGCAGTGGGACAAAAGGTGCTTCAGCTCTTGAAAGCCTGCCTCCTGAATCtcttgtgggtctctaaggtgcaaatggacttgaatccagctcttctgctgcagcaCGAATGAATGAGAGGGTGCAAAACCTGGGGGTAGAGGGGACCTCAGCCACACAGAATGAAACAAAAGGTGTTTTAAAGCAGCAAACAgattgccaagcagatgttctgaaGGCTGTTCTGGAGActtggtgccaccactgaaaagccGTGTCCCAGGCATAAACCAAgttgcaacacccccccccccacctggcaTTCTGAAGTGGTGCAGTCCATTCTACCACCTTGGGCCTCCACCCCCTCTGTTTCCTGCTTATAGCAGCAAGGCCTAAAATGAAAAGGAGAGTCAAGCAAAGGGTATTGCTGTTCCTGTTGATTTATTTCATTCCATTtcactctgcctttctccacaatggggacccaaagcagcttatgctgtgttcttcttttatttattttcacaacaacccagtgaggttgcttaggctgagagcgtgtgactggcccaggcacccagcaagctcccatggtagagtggggattcgaacctcgGTCCCCCTAGATCCTCAACTGACACTCTTCACTACCACCCCATGCAGCTTTCAGTAATCTTCAAATGGTTTTGAAACTTCTTAGAGCTCGTTGATGTGGAGTATCCTTTCTTTTGGTATCTTTATGGCAGGggcggccaaatttgcttaacataagagccacatagaataaatgttgggtgcttgagagtcgcaagacatgaatgtcagatgtttgagagccacaagagaggaaggaaggaaaatagatggaggagggatggaggagaggtggaaagaaagcaactttaaatgcattttccaagcttctggctggctttgagagccacaccaaatgcttgaaagagccacatggttggccacccttgctttatGGTATTGGTTTAAACAACATTCAATCGAAAACTTACCAGTCTCTGTTGTCCCCAGTTTTGCATATAAACACTTCCTGCATGTGATAAAGTGAGCTCCAGCTCACAAAAGCTTTTGCTACTAGTTTTCAAAACACCATGCGGGGCCCGAGGAGTCTAGAAAATAAAACTATGGCCCATGGAGCCATCTAATGGGAAACCTTGGAAATGCAGCGGAGATCCATACCTCCAGATGTCCTAGCcccgctgtacactgcattggccaggctgcacctggagtcttgtgtgcagttctggaggcctcacttcaagaaggacgTGGCCCGAATGGAGAGCGACAAGGATAACCAGGGGCCTGGAGGcaaagccctaggaggaaaggcagagggacttgggaatgctcAGGCTGGAGAAGAGGAGCTGTTGATGGCTCTCTTGAAgcctttgaagggctgtcccttcgaggggggcagggagctgttcctgttggcagcagaagagaggactcGCGAGAATGCGTTTAAGTGAAGGGAGGGAAAGTACCGGCTCGTAGTTGGAAATCCCTTTTTACAGCAAGAGTTGTTCATCAGTGGAATCGGctgctgagggaggtggtgagctcccccgcaTTGGCcgtctttaagcagcagttggACAAACTCTTATCAGGGATGCTGTcggccagggctggccaaactgtggctcggtgAAGGAAAGGGCTACGCTTTGGCAAACCAACCTTGCCCTGatttcatctatagacttagaagggagGCTTAAGCTATAACGCTAGTAAATGATTATGTAGAggagaatgtataaaataaaccACCACCACTGTCAAGCAGACACAAGCAGcagca
The Heteronotia binoei isolate CCM8104 ecotype False Entrance Well chromosome 18, APGP_CSIRO_Hbin_v1, whole genome shotgun sequence genome window above contains:
- the SRSF1 gene encoding serine/arginine-rich splicing factor 1: MSGGGVIRGPAGNNDCRIYVGNLPPDIRTKDIEDVFYKYGAIRDIDLKNRRGGPPFAFVEFEDPRDAEDAVYGRDGYDYDGYRLRVEFPRSGRGTGRGGGGGGGGGAPRGRYGPPSRRSEYRVVVSGLPPSGSWQDLKDHMREAGDVCYADVFRDGTGVVEFVRKEDMTYAVRKLDNTKFRSHEGETAYIRVKVDGPRSPSYGRSRSRSRSRSRSRSRSNSRSRSYSPRRSRGSPRYSPRHSRSRSHISEEMD